The Leptospira sp. WS39.C2 genome contains a region encoding:
- a CDS encoding sulfurtransferase: MNWNFLKTEIEPGDFLIDCRSQSAYEEETLEGAYYYPFIKKAFGSDPESQKKLYGPMAAVVQEFQKSKKTRIIVFDEGMGMFSTRMVYLLRGMGIKDAYVLGQKWPVEGKKAKGELKIEPPIADKTKPIEGVVDKAFMERNLTKLQIFDARTMDEYEGRLPRLTAPEEGTLCGRLPGAFLWDWRNLYDGEANLIERSLFKKRLNGFPFMPERPTVIYDYNGARSCLLALMLREAGYIDVTTYQGSWFEWRKSNLPKQAVAVFGAKQGATAAAPRVGGVDRKKV; the protein is encoded by the coding sequence TTGAACTGGAACTTTCTTAAAACCGAAATAGAACCTGGTGACTTCCTCATCGATTGTCGTTCCCAATCAGCATATGAAGAAGAAACATTAGAAGGTGCATATTACTATCCATTTATCAAAAAAGCATTCGGCTCTGACCCAGAATCCCAAAAGAAATTGTATGGCCCAATGGCCGCTGTGGTCCAAGAGTTTCAAAAATCTAAAAAGACTCGAATCATTGTTTTTGATGAAGGAATGGGGATGTTTTCCACTCGTATGGTATATTTACTCCGTGGGATGGGAATCAAGGATGCTTATGTTCTTGGCCAAAAATGGCCAGTTGAAGGCAAAAAGGCGAAAGGGGAACTCAAAATCGAACCTCCCATTGCTGACAAAACAAAGCCGATCGAAGGCGTTGTTGATAAGGCATTTATGGAACGAAACCTTACCAAATTGCAAATCTTCGATGCAAGGACCATGGACGAATACGAAGGTCGTTTGCCACGCCTCACTGCACCCGAAGAAGGGACTCTTTGTGGACGTTTGCCTGGTGCCTTCCTTTGGGACTGGAGGAATTTGTATGACGGAGAAGCAAACCTCATCGAACGTTCCCTATTCAAAAAACGCCTAAATGGATTTCCTTTTATGCCAGAAAGACCAACCGTCATTTATGATTATAATGGTGCGAGGTCTTGTTTACTCGCGCTAATGTTAAGAGAAGCAGGTTACATCGACGTCACAACTTACCAAGGTTCTTGGTTTGAATGGCGTAAGTCCAATTTACCAAAACAAGCAGTGGCAGTTTTTGGTGCCAAACAAGGGGCAACAGCTGCTGCTCCAAGAGTTGGCGGAGTGGATCGAAAGAAAGTCTAA
- a CDS encoding alpha-glucosidase produces MVFRFLSLCSFFFILECASQVLTPIPIQEETFQVSKQIQWIQKPTEFILKNTSFDKNFIELSLDEPFLSVSEVQTISKYRMASFRFEESTIRTCSEQTVDSIKKEIGKITILGKLTGKNCSTNYQVSFVAKSDTEIEFKITVADETLNRIQLVYVSHPEEKIFGLGEQFTYDEFKGKKPFFFTEEQGIGRGDQPITTGANLLAGAGGNAYTTYAPIPHYISSENRSVFFENSGYAKFDFDHVKKAKLTFWDFQSEKSISGSIWLGTSAKSLIETYTKKTGRFPKLPDWAYGTWLGVQGGTDKVSAIVKQAKDAGNPVTALWIQDWCGRRVTNFGDQLKWRWYADETLYPDFKKFVKSMNDQNVQVLGYINSFLADTDPKKPGDDFTNPLLTEAKAKGFLVKNAKGEDYLIQTVGFPAYLIDLTNPLAVKWTKDLIKKNLIGMGLSGWMADFGEWLPYDAKLHSGVDAKVYHNRYPVDWARINREAIKESGMEGKIVFFTRAGYSYSNAYSTLFWEGDQMVSFGTNDGLPSSIVGLTTSGISGYALNHSDIGGYTTISNPLKNYHRSKELLLRWAEVSAFTPVFRTHEGNRPLKNWQVYTYTKPDGTKSLGDEDTVQLFAKIARIHFALKPYIQSLVDEASKTGLPVVRHNAIVEPEDKTLLKYKYQFFLGDDLLVAPVIESNEIVQDVYLPRGKWTHLWTGTTYEGNRKIQVPAPIGKPPAFIRVGGKSEGLIRSSLETIRNKN; encoded by the coding sequence ATGGTTTTTCGTTTTTTATCCCTTTGTTCATTCTTTTTTATCCTAGAATGTGCATCACAAGTTCTCACTCCGATTCCCATTCAGGAAGAAACCTTCCAAGTTTCCAAACAAATCCAATGGATCCAAAAACCAACAGAGTTCATTCTTAAAAATACGTCCTTTGATAAAAATTTCATCGAACTCTCGTTAGATGAACCTTTTCTTTCGGTTTCCGAGGTTCAAACCATTTCCAAATACCGAATGGCTTCATTTCGATTTGAAGAATCAACAATACGAACTTGTTCCGAACAAACAGTGGATTCCATCAAAAAAGAAATTGGAAAAATTACCATCTTAGGTAAGTTAACCGGAAAAAATTGTTCTACCAACTACCAGGTATCCTTTGTTGCAAAATCTGATACCGAAATTGAATTCAAAATCACTGTTGCAGATGAAACCTTAAACCGTATCCAACTTGTTTATGTATCTCATCCCGAAGAAAAGATTTTTGGACTCGGGGAACAATTCACTTATGATGAGTTCAAAGGAAAAAAACCATTTTTCTTCACAGAAGAACAAGGCATTGGTCGCGGGGACCAACCCATCACCACAGGTGCCAATTTACTTGCTGGGGCAGGCGGAAATGCATATACAACATACGCTCCCATCCCCCATTACATTAGTTCCGAAAATCGATCGGTCTTTTTTGAAAATAGTGGTTATGCGAAGTTTGATTTTGATCACGTAAAAAAAGCAAAACTTACGTTTTGGGACTTCCAATCAGAAAAATCAATTTCTGGTTCTATTTGGCTTGGCACTTCTGCCAAATCTCTCATTGAAACATATACAAAAAAAACAGGTCGTTTTCCGAAACTCCCTGATTGGGCGTATGGTACTTGGTTAGGTGTCCAAGGTGGAACAGATAAAGTTTCTGCCATAGTTAAACAAGCAAAAGACGCTGGTAACCCTGTAACAGCTCTTTGGATCCAAGATTGGTGTGGTAGGCGTGTCACAAATTTCGGTGACCAACTCAAATGGCGTTGGTATGCCGATGAAACCCTCTACCCAGATTTTAAAAAATTTGTAAAATCAATGAATGACCAAAACGTACAGGTGTTAGGTTATATAAATTCTTTTTTAGCCGATACCGATCCTAAAAAACCGGGAGATGATTTTACAAACCCCCTTCTCACAGAAGCAAAAGCCAAAGGTTTTCTCGTCAAAAATGCCAAAGGAGAAGATTACCTCATCCAAACGGTTGGTTTTCCAGCATACCTAATCGATCTTACCAATCCTCTAGCAGTGAAGTGGACAAAGGATCTCATTAAAAAGAATTTAATTGGAATGGGTCTTTCCGGATGGATGGCCGACTTCGGGGAATGGTTGCCCTATGATGCAAAACTCCACTCGGGTGTGGATGCAAAAGTATACCACAACCGTTACCCAGTGGACTGGGCAAGGATCAATCGAGAAGCCATCAAAGAATCTGGGATGGAAGGGAAAATTGTCTTTTTTACAAGAGCCGGTTATAGTTATTCCAATGCCTATTCCACTCTTTTTTGGGAAGGGGACCAAATGGTCAGTTTTGGAACCAATGATGGACTTCCTTCTTCTATCGTAGGACTTACAACATCAGGTATCAGCGGTTATGCGTTAAATCATAGTGATATTGGTGGATACACTACCATTTCCAATCCATTAAAAAACTACCACCGTTCAAAAGAACTATTACTTCGCTGGGCAGAAGTTTCTGCTTTTACTCCAGTTTTTCGAACTCATGAAGGGAACAGACCTCTTAAAAACTGGCAAGTTTACACCTACACCAAACCAGATGGAACGAAGTCACTGGGAGATGAGGATACTGTCCAACTTTTTGCAAAAATTGCAAGGATCCACTTTGCATTAAAGCCATATATTCAAAGTTTGGTGGATGAAGCATCGAAAACAGGACTTCCCGTTGTGAGACACAATGCCATTGTGGAACCAGAGGACAAAACTCTTCTGAAATACAAATACCAGTTTTTTTTAGGGGATGACCTACTTGTTGCACCTGTCATCGAATCAAATGAAATTGTGCAAGATGTATATTTACCCCGTGGAAAATGGACTCATTTATGGACAGGCACAACGTATGAAGGAAACCGAAAAATCCAAGTACCTGCACCAATTGGCAAACCACCTGCCTTTATCCGAGTCGGTGGAAAATCAGAAGGTCTCATTCGTTCTTCCTTAGAAACCATTCGAAACAAAAATTAA
- a CDS encoding metallophosphoesterase encodes MKFALIGDIHGYWNQKDIEYFNESDYDFLFFTGDLRGNPKLEKVSFQGLTKRAYMIPGNWDGTSLTSVIGEIVQSKLLIQSGHLGQSKRLQKLSERVKPISILGYSSLVLSQEYDLSLIVGRPHAMGGGLSFLPHLKKTYHVTDMETSIETYKRLIDGTKEKHLLFLSHNGPFGLGSAKNAIYGAEFKKDGGDWGDLDLTEAIQYAKSIGKKVPLVLSGHMHHSISKTKERETHEYTGGTFYVNGAKVPRIREGKHFHTKIEWAGGSATVIPMWV; translated from the coding sequence ATGAAATTTGCATTGATTGGAGACATCCACGGGTATTGGAACCAAAAAGACATTGAGTATTTCAATGAGTCCGATTATGACTTTTTATTTTTTACAGGTGATCTAAGAGGAAATCCCAAACTAGAAAAGGTTTCCTTCCAAGGTCTCACCAAACGAGCCTATATGATTCCAGGGAATTGGGATGGAACAAGTCTTACTTCCGTCATAGGTGAGATTGTACAATCCAAACTTCTCATCCAGTCAGGTCATTTGGGACAAAGTAAAAGGTTACAAAAACTTTCCGAACGAGTAAAACCAATCTCTATCCTTGGTTATAGCTCTCTTGTCCTCTCACAAGAATATGATTTGTCTCTCATCGTGGGACGACCACATGCCATGGGTGGTGGGCTTAGTTTTTTGCCTCACCTAAAAAAAACCTATCACGTGACAGATATGGAAACTTCCATCGAGACATACAAACGCCTGATTGATGGAACCAAGGAAAAACATTTACTTTTTCTTTCGCATAACGGGCCTTTTGGGCTCGGTTCTGCCAAAAATGCGATATATGGTGCTGAATTTAAAAAAGATGGTGGGGATTGGGGTGACCTTGATTTAACCGAAGCAATTCAATATGCTAAGTCCATAGGTAAAAAAGTGCCCCTTGTCCTCTCAGGACACATGCACCATTCCATTAGCAAAACCAAAGAACGGGAAACCCATGAATATACGGGTGGGACTTTTTACGTGAATGGAGCCAAAGTCCCAAGGATCCGAGAAGGAAAACACTTCCACACAAAAATTGAATGGGCAGGTGGGTCTGCCACCGTCATCCCGATGTGGGTATGA
- a CDS encoding OsmC family protein, giving the protein MTAVFEDKVIVTTEKTKYETKITKGKHHWIADEPADKEGTDLGPMPTELLASSLGACTSITIRMYADRKGYALDSVSVQVTIDKRSPEDHKFIREVILKGNLKPEERERLHSVANACPVHKILSGKIEIETTLMP; this is encoded by the coding sequence ATGACAGCAGTATTCGAAGACAAAGTCATTGTTACAACAGAGAAAACAAAATACGAAACTAAAATCACAAAAGGCAAACACCATTGGATAGCAGACGAACCAGCGGATAAAGAAGGTACTGACCTAGGGCCCATGCCAACGGAACTTCTTGCCTCTTCCTTAGGTGCCTGTACATCGATTACGATTCGTATGTATGCCGATAGAAAAGGATATGCGTTAGATTCTGTTTCTGTCCAAGTAACAATTGATAAACGGTCGCCAGAGGATCACAAATTCATTCGTGAAGTCATTCTCAAAGGAAATTTGAAACCAGAGGAAAGGGAACGGTTGCATTCGGTTGCAAATGCTTGCCCCGTTCATAAAATCCTTTCTGGTAAAATCGAAATTGAAACTACATTAATGCCTTAA
- a CDS encoding lysophospholipid acyltransferase family protein — MKRKILVWLLPLIVVWFQRLIGFTSRFRILKNEQYEHLFQNKQPYIYSIWHTNVLYSPYLHRNKNVAVLISESKDGDYINQVVHRFGNTSIRGSSSKGGSKALKAVIQHLKKGLPAAFTPDGPRGPAFVLQPGIIAAAQVTQVPIIPFHYECTRQWVLERAWDKHRVPKPFTTFVVSYGEPIQVPRNLNEEEFEKMRLKVEEAMLKNRDKTIQEAERIRKGDLK; from the coding sequence TTGAAACGAAAAATTTTAGTTTGGCTATTACCATTAATCGTTGTTTGGTTCCAGCGTTTGATTGGTTTCACATCTCGTTTTCGTATTCTCAAAAACGAACAATACGAACACTTATTTCAAAACAAACAACCTTATATCTATTCGATTTGGCATACGAATGTTTTGTATTCTCCGTATTTACACCGAAACAAAAACGTTGCTGTTCTTATTTCTGAATCAAAGGACGGAGATTATATCAACCAAGTCGTACACAGGTTTGGAAACACCAGCATTCGGGGGAGTAGTTCGAAAGGTGGATCCAAAGCATTAAAAGCTGTGATCCAACATTTAAAAAAAGGATTACCTGCCGCATTCACTCCTGATGGACCAAGGGGTCCTGCTTTTGTGTTACAACCTGGAATCATTGCTGCGGCCCAAGTCACACAAGTTCCGATCATTCCCTTTCATTATGAATGTACAAGGCAATGGGTATTGGAGAGGGCATGGGACAAACATAGAGTGCCAAAACCATTTACCACTTTTGTTGTATCGTATGGAGAACCAATTCAAGTCCCTCGCAATTTGAACGAGGAAGAATTTGAAAAAATGAGATTGAAAGTTGAAGAAGCTATGTTAAAAAATCGGGACAAAACAATCCAAGAAGCGGAACGAATTCGCAAAGGAGATTTGAAATGA
- the csrA gene encoding carbon storage regulator CsrA: protein MLVLARRSNQSIMIGDDIEIVIVDIKGDQVKIGVKAPKNVSVHRAEVYKEIQEENKKAAGTNIKPEDLGKLGDLFKKKT from the coding sequence GTGTTAGTTTTAGCTAGGAGAAGTAACCAATCCATTATGATAGGCGATGACATTGAAATTGTCATCGTTGATATCAAAGGGGATCAAGTAAAGATTGGTGTCAAAGCTCCGAAAAATGTTTCTGTCCATAGAGCAGAAGTATACAAAGAAATCCAAGAAGAGAACAAAAAAGCTGCTGGTACAAATATCAAACCAGAAGATTTAGGAAAGTTGGGAGACTTATTTAAGAAAAAAACTTAA
- the fliW gene encoding flagellar assembly protein FliW, protein MSVTIHTKPFGTIQVDSKQILNFPQGLLGFEEFDEYALIEESAESPFKWLQSTKESGLAFIVIQPELFMNHYKPAISDEELHDIGLTSWKEGIIFLIVTIPHDDPKGMTANLQGPIILNGKEGKGKQCISRDENHPIRKNIIESMEEMSSEKV, encoded by the coding sequence ATGTCGGTAACGATTCATACAAAACCTTTCGGAACCATCCAAGTGGATTCAAAACAAATTCTAAATTTCCCTCAAGGGTTACTTGGATTTGAAGAATTTGATGAATATGCACTGATCGAAGAAAGTGCAGAAAGTCCATTCAAATGGTTACAATCTACAAAAGAATCGGGTCTCGCATTCATTGTGATCCAACCTGAATTGTTTATGAATCATTACAAACCCGCGATCAGTGACGAAGAGTTACATGATATTGGTTTAACTAGTTGGAAAGAAGGGATTATATTTCTCATTGTGACAATTCCCCATGACGATCCCAAAGGGATGACTGCCAATTTACAAGGGCCAATCATCCTGAATGGGAAAGAAGGAAAAGGAAAACAATGTATTTCCAGAGATGAAAACCATCCAATTCGTAAAAACATAATCGAGTCAATGGAAGAAATGTCTTCCGAAAAGGTTTAG
- a CDS encoding flagellar hook-associated protein 3: MRITNMMQNNSLVRNLNRHQVAMDETQTQLGTGLKIRKPSDDPGAATNQMYFRSRLNELSQYEENIGDGYQRLQQIDGVLDKMGEIFQRVRVLTVQAGNGIYQGDKGFELEVAIGKEIDQHLRAIVDLANARDATGQPLFGGHVIERPPFEPIESKIKGLQGLELKNQYVGVEYRGDIGEQLREIEKGEYIPITIPGNKVFWGTNVSVTSKVDNSAYQATSDQKFKIDGVEIHISVGDTIDDVIDKINNAPLEVKASKLAQDNISISSTAPHQIWLEDVDGGTVLRDIGLIEPSASEPPNNFSKSATVTGLSVFDVLIQLRNDLIQKDQERIGGRDLGDLDLALENILRHRSTIGARMNRLEQHEERVSYDKMYMTELLAKNEGIDFPETIMNMKWLETIHSYALNVGSKIIKPTLMDFLR; encoded by the coding sequence ATCAGAATCACTAACATGATGCAAAACAATTCCTTGGTGCGGAACTTAAACCGTCACCAAGTGGCAATGGACGAAACCCAAACCCAACTAGGGACTGGATTAAAAATCCGTAAACCCTCAGATGATCCGGGTGCAGCTACAAACCAAATGTACTTTCGTTCTCGCCTCAATGAACTTTCACAGTATGAAGAGAACATTGGGGACGGATACCAACGTCTGCAACAGATTGATGGTGTTCTCGATAAGATGGGTGAAATTTTCCAACGGGTACGTGTATTAACCGTACAAGCAGGGAATGGAATTTACCAAGGGGACAAAGGGTTTGAACTCGAGGTTGCCATTGGAAAAGAAATCGACCAACACCTACGTGCCATCGTGGATCTTGCGAACGCCCGTGATGCGACAGGCCAACCGTTGTTTGGTGGGCATGTCATCGAAAGACCTCCATTTGAACCAATTGAATCAAAAATTAAAGGTTTGCAAGGCCTAGAACTCAAAAACCAATACGTGGGTGTCGAATACCGCGGGGATATTGGGGAACAACTCCGTGAGATTGAAAAAGGGGAATACATTCCCATCACCATCCCAGGGAACAAAGTGTTTTGGGGAACAAACGTAAGTGTCACATCCAAAGTAGACAACTCTGCTTACCAAGCTACCTCTGACCAAAAGTTTAAAATTGATGGAGTAGAAATCCATATCTCTGTGGGTGATACCATTGATGATGTGATTGATAAAATCAATAACGCTCCTTTAGAAGTAAAAGCTAGTAAACTTGCCCAGGACAATATTTCTATTTCTTCCACGGCTCCTCACCAAATTTGGTTAGAGGATGTAGATGGGGGAACAGTCTTACGTGACATTGGACTCATTGAACCAAGTGCAAGTGAACCACCGAATAATTTTTCTAAATCGGCTACGGTAACTGGACTTTCTGTTTTTGATGTTCTCATCCAACTTCGAAATGACCTCATCCAAAAAGACCAAGAACGAATTGGTGGTCGTGATTTAGGAGATTTGGACTTAGCGTTAGAAAATATTTTGCGCCATCGTTCTACAATCGGTGCTCGAATGAATCGTTTGGAACAACATGAAGAACGAGTATCTTACGATAAAATGTATATGACAGAACTTTTAGCGAAGAACGAAGGAATTGATTTTCCGGAAACCATCATGAATATGAAATGGCTAGAAACAATTCATAGTTATGCGTTAAATGTAGGATCCAAAATCATCAAACCAACTTTGATGGATTTCCTCAGGTAA